One window from the genome of Paraclostridium sordellii encodes:
- a CDS encoding YveK family protein — protein MEETIDLKEYFLIIKKKAWIIALITSMAMLASGIISFFVLSPVYQTKTTLIVNSDKAPGTDVITGDQISVSQKLAVTYGEIIKSKTVLDEVANQLKIKGGYSNIEKKLTVSPVADTQILEISVEDTNPQRAADIANTIPAAFTKEVKRITKANNVEVIDKAIVPKSPIKPNKIMNIMISAVLGIMASLFVIFLLEYMDNKIKSPQDIEKHLGLPLLGVIPNERKVRKGGKRR, from the coding sequence ATGGAGGAAACTATTGACTTAAAAGAATATTTTCTAATCATCAAGAAAAAAGCCTGGATAATAGCATTAATAACATCCATGGCAATGCTTGCAAGTGGGATAATAAGCTTTTTTGTACTAAGCCCAGTTTATCAAACAAAAACGACTTTAATAGTTAACAGCGACAAAGCCCCAGGGACTGATGTAATAACAGGAGATCAGATAAGTGTATCCCAAAAACTTGCAGTAACTTATGGTGAAATAATCAAATCAAAAACCGTACTTGATGAAGTAGCAAATCAGCTAAAAATAAAAGGTGGATACTCAAATATTGAAAAAAAACTAACCGTATCACCAGTAGCAGATACCCAAATACTAGAAATTTCTGTTGAGGATACTAACCCACAAAGGGCAGCAGACATAGCAAATACAATCCCAGCAGCATTTACAAAAGAAGTAAAAAGAATAACAAAAGCCAATAACGTAGAAGTAATAGATAAAGCAATAGTACCAAAGAGCCCTATAAAGCCCAATAAAATTATGAACATAATGATATCAGCCGTTTTAGGAATTATGGCTTCACTATTTGTAATATTTTTACTTGAATATATGGACAATAAAATCAAATCGCCACAAGACATAGAAAAACACTTAGGTCTTCCACTACTTGGAGTAATTCCAAATGAAAGAAAAGTAAGGAAAGGTGGAAAGAGAAGATGA
- the galU gene encoding UTP--glucose-1-phosphate uridylyltransferase GalU — MKKAVRKAIIPAAGLGTRFLPATKSQPKEMLPIVDKPTLQYIIEEAVNSGIEEILIVTGRNKKSIEDHFDRSVELELELEQKNKKEMLELVRKISNMVDIYFIRQKEPKGLGHAIHCAKSFVGDEPFAVLLGDDIVDNNEPCLKQLLGAYNEYNTSILGVQEVAKEDTSKYGILDVKPIEDRVYKVKDMVEKPKVEEAPSNMAILGRYIITPAIFDILENQEPGKGGEIQLTDALKTLGQQEAIYAYNFEGRRYDVGDKLGFLEATVDFALKRDELKDEFMKFLEQKVKNNK; from the coding sequence TTGAAAAAGGCAGTAAGAAAAGCAATAATACCAGCAGCTGGACTGGGAACAAGATTTTTACCAGCAACAAAATCTCAACCAAAGGAAATGTTACCTATAGTTGATAAACCAACATTACAATATATAATAGAAGAAGCTGTAAACTCAGGTATAGAAGAAATACTAATAGTAACAGGAAGAAACAAAAAATCTATAGAAGACCACTTTGATCGTAGTGTAGAACTTGAACTTGAACTTGAGCAAAAAAATAAAAAGGAAATGTTAGAACTAGTAAGAAAAATATCTAACATGGTTGATATATATTTTATACGTCAAAAAGAACCAAAAGGATTAGGACATGCAATACACTGTGCTAAAAGTTTTGTTGGGGATGAACCTTTTGCAGTACTTTTAGGTGATGATATAGTGGACAATAATGAACCTTGCTTAAAGCAATTACTAGGAGCATATAACGAATACAACACATCTATACTAGGTGTTCAAGAAGTAGCAAAAGAAGACACTAGTAAATATGGAATACTAGATGTTAAACCTATAGAAGATAGAGTATACAAAGTAAAAGACATGGTTGAAAAACCAAAAGTTGAAGAAGCTCCATCAAACATGGCTATACTTGGAAGATATATAATAACTCCAGCTATATTTGATATACTTGAAAATCAAGAACCTGGTAAAGGTGGAGAAATCCAACTAACAGATGCACTTAAAACACTAGGGCAACAAGAAGCAATATATGCATATAATTTTGAAGGTAGAAGATACGATGTAGGTGATAAACTAGGATTTTTAGAGGCTACAGTAGATTTTGCCCTAAAAAGAGACGAATTAAAAGATGAATTTATGAAGTTTTTAGAACAAAAAGTTAAAAATAATAAATAA